A region of Candidatus Nanopelagicales bacterium DNA encodes the following proteins:
- the hemC gene encoding hydroxymethylbilane synthase, producing the protein MAQASQVAARLSELCGRSVVLSPVVTTGDVSTEALSTIGGTGVFVGAVRDAVLAGDAEIAVHSLKDLPTAEHRGLAIAAIPVREDPRDALCADDGQTLAELGPGARVGTGSPRRAAQLRALRPDLEIVDIRGNVDTRLAKVTDGEVDAVVLAVAGLTRLGRDAAITEAIDPEHILPAPGQGALAVESRADLANRDPELARALAELNDPQTHVAVTAERALLNRLEAGCSAPVGALATITSSSAPDNHVHLEALTAGADGTRVIRMSATGPASDAGELGRQLAVAMLAAGAAHLLGEPSL; encoded by the coding sequence ATGGCGCAGGCCAGTCAGGTCGCGGCCAGACTGTCCGAGCTTTGCGGTCGCTCCGTCGTGCTTTCACCAGTTGTCACAACGGGCGATGTCAGCACCGAAGCGTTGTCCACTATCGGAGGCACGGGCGTTTTCGTAGGGGCTGTTCGCGACGCTGTCCTGGCTGGCGATGCCGAGATCGCTGTCCATTCACTCAAGGACCTTCCGACTGCCGAACACCGCGGCCTGGCCATCGCCGCCATCCCGGTACGCGAGGATCCACGCGACGCTTTGTGTGCAGACGATGGGCAGACCCTCGCCGAACTGGGCCCTGGTGCCCGGGTTGGTACCGGTTCGCCCCGGCGGGCGGCGCAGTTGCGCGCGCTGAGGCCGGATTTGGAGATCGTCGACATTCGTGGCAACGTCGACACTCGGCTGGCCAAAGTCACCGATGGTGAAGTGGACGCAGTGGTGCTGGCAGTCGCTGGCTTGACTCGGCTGGGCCGGGACGCGGCCATCACCGAGGCAATCGATCCGGAGCACATCCTGCCGGCACCGGGGCAGGGAGCGCTCGCGGTGGAATCTCGTGCCGACCTGGCAAATCGCGATCCGGAGTTGGCGCGCGCGTTGGCCGAATTGAACGATCCACAGACTCACGTTGCCGTTACGGCGGAACGTGCCCTGCTGAACAGGCTCGAAGCGGGCTGTTCAGCGCCCGTCGGAGCGCTGGCGACAATCACGTCGTCCAGCGCGCCCGACAACCATGTGCATTTGGAGGCCCTGACCGCTGGGGCCGACGGAACGCGTGTGATCCGCATGTCCGCTACCGGTCCTGCCAGCGATGCAGGCGAGTTGGGACGGCAATTGGCCGTCGCAATGCTCGCCGCTGGTGCGGCCCACCTCTTGGGAGAACCATCACTGTGA
- a CDS encoding bifunctional uroporphyrinogen-III C-methyltransferase/uroporphyrinogen-III synthase, giving the protein MTVTTARPRKSTRPLGSVSLVCAGPGDPELLTVRAIALLANADAVVADADVTGIAARYAPEAELVPVVNEDGLPLERPARAKKVVEHARTGQTVVRLYSGDPILDGAIAAEANTLHRSKIPFEIAPGVSVTTGVAAYGGFPLLAGKAKELRIVDADSVEDWAELASPRLTVVVRDGADKAVEISKALLAAGRKADTPIAITRGATTVEQRTIASTLEELPAAVKAAKQAGPGTVVIGEVINSRDKLSWFETKPLFGWRVLVPRTKEQAASLSEQLRRYGAVPVEVPTISVEPPRTPQQMERAIQGLVSGRYQWIAFTSANAVKAVREKFEDYGLDARAMAGLKIAAVGEQTAAALIAFGVKPDLVPTDDQSSAGLVAQWPPYDAEIDPIDRVFLPRADIATETLAAGLQSLGWEVDDVTAYRTVRAAPPPAETREAIKTGGFDAVMFTSSSTVRNLVGIAGKPHACTVVACIGPQTAEAAGEHGLRVDVLADTPNVMVLAANLAAHAEELRQKAIENGDLTWRPSRRRAGSRRKAT; this is encoded by the coding sequence ATCACTGTGACAACAGCACGCCCACGCAAGTCAACCCGTCCGCTCGGCAGCGTCTCGCTGGTCTGCGCGGGCCCAGGCGACCCCGAATTGCTCACCGTTCGCGCCATTGCGTTGCTTGCCAACGCGGACGCCGTCGTTGCCGACGCGGATGTCACCGGCATTGCTGCCCGGTACGCGCCGGAGGCAGAACTGGTGCCAGTGGTCAACGAGGACGGACTTCCGCTCGAACGACCCGCTCGCGCCAAGAAGGTGGTGGAACACGCCCGCACTGGCCAGACCGTCGTGCGGCTGTACTCCGGCGACCCGATCCTCGACGGTGCGATCGCGGCCGAGGCAAACACACTTCACCGATCCAAGATCCCGTTCGAGATCGCTCCGGGTGTCTCCGTCACGACGGGCGTGGCCGCCTACGGTGGTTTCCCGTTGCTGGCCGGCAAGGCCAAGGAGCTGCGGATCGTTGACGCGGACAGTGTCGAGGACTGGGCCGAGTTGGCCAGCCCCCGCCTGACGGTCGTGGTCCGCGACGGCGCGGACAAGGCAGTCGAGATCTCCAAGGCCCTGCTGGCCGCCGGTCGCAAGGCGGACACCCCGATCGCTATCACCCGGGGAGCCACCACCGTTGAGCAGCGGACGATCGCCAGCACCCTGGAAGAGTTGCCCGCCGCTGTCAAGGCGGCCAAGCAGGCTGGTCCGGGAACCGTGGTGATCGGTGAGGTCATCAACTCGCGCGACAAACTCTCGTGGTTCGAGACCAAGCCCCTCTTCGGCTGGCGCGTGCTCGTGCCTCGGACCAAGGAGCAAGCGGCGTCGCTGTCCGAGCAGTTGCGCCGGTACGGCGCTGTGCCGGTGGAGGTTCCGACCATCTCGGTCGAGCCGCCCCGAACACCTCAGCAGATGGAGCGTGCGATCCAAGGGCTGGTCTCCGGCCGCTACCAGTGGATCGCCTTCACCAGTGCCAACGCGGTCAAGGCAGTGCGGGAGAAGTTCGAGGACTACGGGCTCGATGCTCGCGCGATGGCCGGACTGAAGATTGCCGCAGTCGGGGAGCAGACCGCCGCGGCGTTGATTGCGTTTGGCGTCAAGCCCGACCTCGTTCCAACGGACGATCAGAGCAGCGCGGGGCTGGTTGCCCAATGGCCTCCCTACGACGCCGAGATCGACCCGATCGATCGCGTTTTCCTGCCGCGGGCGGACATCGCCACCGAAACATTGGCCGCAGGCCTGCAGTCGTTGGGGTGGGAGGTTGACGACGTCACCGCCTACCGGACCGTGCGCGCAGCACCGCCGCCGGCCGAGACGCGCGAGGCCATCAAGACCGGTGGTTTCGATGCGGTCATGTTCACCTCGTCGAGCACCGTGCGCAACCTCGTGGGAATCGCGGGCAAGCCCCACGCCTGCACCGTTGTCGCCTGCATCGGCCCGCAGACAGCCGAAGCCGCTGGCGAACACGGATTGCGGGTAGATGTGCTCGCCGATACGCCGAACGTGATGGTGTTGGCCGCGAACCTTGCCGCCCATGCCGAAGAGCTGCGACAGAAGGCCATCGAGAATGGTGACCTGACGTGGCGGCCGTCCAGGCGTCGCGCCGGATCGCGGCGCAAGGCCACCTGA
- the hemB gene encoding porphobilinogen synthase, with amino-acid sequence MGYPAARPRRLRRTAPLRRLVAQTRLAPADLILPMFVREDLPEPRPITSMPGVVQHSRESLVAAARDAVQLGVGGLMLFAVPAHRDESGSGAIDPDGPLNSAVREVVAEVGSDIVVMADLCLDEFTSHGHCGLVDEHGHVNNDATLKQYQLMGVELAKAGVHVVATSGMMDGQVGAVRAALDDAGFAESTAIMAYSAKYASAFYGPFRDAVESTLAGDRNGYQQDPANRVEATREVELDLAEGADMVMVKPGLPYLDVLADIAARSDVPVAAYQVSGEYSMIEAAAANGWIDRDLAVMESLISLRRAGATMVLSYYAAEVAGWLRDRSRSM; translated from the coding sequence ATGGGGTACCCGGCCGCGCGACCACGACGGCTACGCCGAACGGCGCCGTTGCGGCGCCTAGTCGCCCAGACTCGGCTTGCTCCAGCGGACCTGATTCTGCCGATGTTCGTGCGAGAGGATCTGCCCGAGCCGCGGCCAATCACGTCCATGCCCGGTGTGGTGCAGCACTCGCGCGAGTCATTGGTGGCTGCAGCCCGGGACGCTGTCCAACTCGGCGTCGGCGGGCTGATGCTGTTCGCGGTGCCTGCCCATCGAGACGAGTCGGGATCTGGTGCGATCGACCCGGATGGCCCACTCAACTCGGCCGTTCGGGAGGTTGTTGCCGAGGTCGGTTCCGACATCGTGGTCATGGCTGACCTGTGTCTGGATGAGTTCACGTCACACGGTCACTGTGGCCTCGTCGATGAGCATGGGCACGTGAACAACGATGCGACCCTCAAGCAGTACCAACTGATGGGCGTCGAACTCGCCAAGGCGGGCGTTCACGTGGTCGCCACCAGCGGGATGATGGACGGCCAGGTCGGGGCGGTCCGAGCCGCCCTCGATGACGCCGGATTCGCCGAATCGACGGCGATCATGGCGTACTCGGCAAAGTACGCCTCTGCGTTCTATGGCCCGTTCCGCGACGCGGTCGAGTCGACGCTGGCAGGCGACCGCAACGGCTACCAGCAAGACCCAGCAAACCGCGTCGAAGCTACTCGTGAAGTCGAGTTGGATCTCGCCGAAGGCGCCGACATGGTGATGGTCAAGCCGGGATTGCCCTACCTGGATGTGCTGGCCGATATCGCAGCGCGTTCCGATGTGCCAGTCGCTGCGTATCAGGTCTCCGGCGAGTACTCGATGATCGAAGCCGCCGCAGCCAACGGATGGATCGATCGCGATCTTGCGGTCATGGAGTCGCTGATCTCCTTGCGTCGGGCCGGAGCCACCATGGTGCTCAGCTATTACGCGGCCGAGGTCGCGGGTTGGTTGCGCGACCGGTCCCGGTCGATGTGA
- the hemL gene encoding glutamate-1-semialdehyde 2,1-aminomutase — protein sequence MSSSTVTSESLFARAQRVTPGGVNSPVRAFGAVGGTPRFFVSGRGPYVTDADGREYVDLVGSWGPAILGHAHPAVIAAVTAASERGLSFGAPGPGEVELAEEIVSRVAPVEQVRLVSSGTEATMSAIRLARGFTGRAKILKFAGCYHGHGDSLLVAAGSGVATFGLPDSPGVTTGNAADTIVVPYNDVDAVTAAFAEFGDQIACVITEAAAANMGVVAPLPGFNQTLSTLCRTHGALLISDEVMTGFRVSRSGWYGLEAAQEDWAPDLLTFGKVMGGGLPAAAFGGRADIMEQLAPSGPVYQAGTLSGNPVAVTAGLTTLRNCTAELYAHLDSTAAAVAAMTSAALSGAGVEHVVQFAGNLFSVFFTDHAVTNFDQARAAQGFRYRPFFHSMLDQGISLPPSVFEAWFVSGAHDAAALERIEAALPAAAAAAATAVDPAPAAV from the coding sequence ATGAGCAGCTCAACGGTCACGTCGGAATCACTGTTCGCCCGGGCGCAACGGGTGACCCCCGGCGGCGTGAACAGCCCTGTCCGAGCATTCGGCGCTGTCGGCGGAACGCCTCGTTTCTTTGTGTCCGGCCGCGGGCCGTATGTCACCGACGCGGACGGTCGCGAGTACGTCGACCTGGTTGGTTCCTGGGGTCCGGCGATCCTTGGGCACGCCCATCCAGCGGTCATCGCCGCCGTGACAGCCGCAAGCGAGCGAGGACTGTCGTTCGGCGCCCCCGGACCCGGCGAGGTTGAACTCGCCGAGGAGATCGTGTCCCGAGTCGCACCTGTCGAGCAAGTGCGACTCGTCAGTTCTGGCACTGAGGCCACGATGTCCGCGATCCGGCTGGCACGGGGGTTCACTGGCCGAGCCAAGATCCTCAAATTCGCTGGCTGCTACCACGGCCACGGCGACTCACTGCTCGTCGCAGCTGGGTCCGGGGTCGCCACGTTCGGCCTGCCCGATTCCCCGGGCGTCACTACCGGGAATGCCGCCGACACCATCGTGGTGCCATACAACGACGTGGACGCGGTGACGGCCGCCTTTGCCGAGTTCGGTGACCAGATTGCCTGTGTCATCACTGAGGCCGCAGCAGCGAACATGGGGGTGGTCGCACCACTGCCGGGGTTCAACCAAACGCTGTCGACGTTGTGCCGGACCCACGGTGCGCTGCTCATCAGCGACGAGGTCATGACCGGCTTCCGGGTTTCTCGATCTGGTTGGTACGGCCTGGAAGCCGCGCAGGAGGATTGGGCGCCTGACCTGCTGACCTTCGGCAAGGTCATGGGCGGGGGATTACCTGCTGCGGCCTTCGGCGGTCGAGCCGACATCATGGAGCAATTGGCGCCGTCGGGCCCGGTGTATCAAGCCGGCACGTTGTCCGGTAATCCGGTGGCAGTCACCGCCGGTCTGACGACGCTGCGCAACTGCACCGCCGAGTTGTATGCGCACCTGGACAGCACCGCTGCGGCGGTCGCGGCAATGACAAGTGCGGCGCTCTCGGGCGCCGGCGTGGAACACGTCGTGCAGTTCGCTGGCAACTTGTTCAGTGTCTTCTTCACCGATCACGCCGTCACGAACTTCGACCAAGCTCGCGCAGCGCAGGGGTTCCGCTATCGGCCGTTCTTCCACTCCATGCTCGACCAGGGAATCTCGCTGCCACCATCGGTTTTTGAAGCGTGGTTCGTTTCCGGGGCGCACGACGCCGCAGCCTTGGAACGGATCGAAGCCGCCTTACCCGCCGCCGCCGCGGCAGCAGCAACTGCCGTCGACCCTGCCCCCGCCGCCGTATGA
- a CDS encoding histidine phosphatase family protein, with translation MSQRTTVHLMRHGEVYNPESILYGRLPGYVLSDLGHEMAAKVAKALAGRDIIEVRASPLERAQQTAAPIAESHGLPIGTDDRIIEAANRFEGKRVAVGDGVLSQPKYWKYLWDPFKPSWGEPYTQIADRMAAAIADAKLSASGHEVVLVSHQLPVWTTRLAAENRRLWHDPRRRQCNLASLTSLTFDDDRLQTITYSEPAADLVARAHRGAGA, from the coding sequence ATGAGTCAACGCACGACCGTCCACCTGATGCGCCACGGCGAGGTCTACAACCCCGAGTCGATTCTCTACGGTCGACTGCCCGGATATGTGCTGTCTGACTTGGGCCACGAGATGGCTGCCAAAGTCGCCAAGGCTCTCGCCGGCCGCGACATCATCGAGGTGCGGGCGTCACCGCTTGAGCGGGCGCAGCAGACGGCTGCTCCCATCGCCGAGTCACATGGACTCCCGATCGGCACTGACGATCGGATCATCGAGGCGGCGAATCGGTTCGAGGGCAAACGAGTAGCAGTCGGCGATGGGGTGCTATCCCAACCCAAGTACTGGAAGTATCTGTGGGATCCGTTCAAACCGTCGTGGGGTGAGCCGTACACGCAGATCGCCGACCGGATGGCGGCTGCGATCGCTGACGCCAAGCTCTCGGCCAGTGGACACGAAGTCGTGCTGGTCAGCCATCAGCTCCCGGTATGGACTACCCGACTTGCCGCGGAGAACCGCCGCCTATGGCATGACCCGCGCAGGCGCCAATGCAATCTGGCGTCATTGACGTCGCTGACCTTCGACGACGACAGACTCCAAACCATCACCTATAGCGAGCCTGCCGCCGACCTGGTGGCCAGGGCACACAGAGGCGCTGGAGCCTGA
- a CDS encoding TlpA family protein disulfide reductase → MNAHRTPRMSMLRAAAVALFGVLAISLLAACGSATGSSGGGQSRFIAGDGTSVLLPPAERQPAPAVTGTTLDGDPFDLASLKGKVVAVNVWASWCAPCRAEAPGLEEVATQMASQGVQFVGLNTRDSKASAQAFVSRFEISYPNVWDPDGQIQLQFRDTLPPQAIPSTLLIDKDNRVAGRILGKADRTQLRDLLTELVNEPGPSA, encoded by the coding sequence ATGAACGCCCACCGAACACCGCGCATGTCGATGCTGCGCGCCGCAGCGGTCGCGTTGTTCGGCGTATTGGCAATCTCCCTGCTCGCGGCCTGTGGGAGTGCCACCGGCTCATCGGGTGGCGGACAATCACGCTTCATCGCCGGTGATGGCACCTCGGTGCTGTTGCCGCCGGCCGAACGTCAACCGGCACCGGCCGTCACTGGCACGACGCTGGATGGTGACCCGTTCGACCTTGCCTCGCTGAAGGGCAAAGTCGTCGCCGTGAACGTGTGGGCCTCGTGGTGCGCGCCGTGTCGGGCCGAGGCGCCCGGTCTTGAGGAAGTGGCAACCCAAATGGCCTCGCAGGGGGTCCAGTTCGTCGGCCTGAACACACGCGACAGCAAGGCCTCGGCGCAGGCATTCGTCAGTCGGTTTGAGATCAGCTACCCGAATGTGTGGGATCCCGATGGACAGATTCAACTGCAGTTCCGGGACACGCTGCCGCCGCAAGCAATCCCATCGACACTGCTGATCGACAAGGACAACCGGGTAGCTGGCCGCATCCTCGGCAAAGCCGATCGAACGCAATTGCGCGACCTGCTGACCGAACTGGTGAACGAGCCCGGCCCGTCAGCGTGA
- a CDS encoding sulfite exporter TauE/SafE family protein, with protein sequence MLAGLLSFLSPCVLPLVPGYLSFITGLTGAELAEDSIEPGTRRKSRVVLGSALFVLGFSVVFVSLGAAFGALSQWLFEYATTIQRVLGLVVIVMGLMFGGWIPGLQREWRIHRAPTFGIWGAPLLGFLFGLGWTPCIGPTLSAVLGLAATEGSAVRGAVLSFAYCLGLGLPFMLVGLAFRRTAGALTWVKQHYQLVMRVGGGMLVLVGVLLVTGLWDQLTVQLRAWAGAFNVPL encoded by the coding sequence ATGCTGGCCGGCCTCCTGTCGTTCCTTTCCCCATGTGTGCTGCCACTTGTCCCCGGCTACCTGTCCTTCATCACCGGACTGACAGGGGCGGAACTCGCGGAGGATTCCATTGAGCCGGGCACACGTCGCAAGTCCCGCGTCGTACTCGGTTCGGCCCTATTCGTCTTGGGCTTCTCGGTGGTATTCGTCAGCCTCGGCGCGGCATTTGGCGCGCTCAGTCAATGGTTGTTCGAGTACGCGACCACGATCCAACGGGTGCTCGGGCTCGTCGTGATCGTGATGGGGTTGATGTTCGGTGGCTGGATCCCTGGTCTGCAGCGTGAGTGGCGGATTCACCGCGCCCCAACCTTCGGGATCTGGGGAGCCCCACTGCTCGGGTTCTTGTTCGGCTTGGGTTGGACCCCCTGCATCGGGCCGACGCTGTCGGCGGTGTTGGGTCTGGCGGCGACCGAGGGCAGTGCTGTGCGAGGCGCTGTTTTGAGCTTCGCTTACTGTCTGGGGCTAGGTCTTCCTTTTATGCTCGTAGGGTTGGCCTTCAGGCGAACGGCAGGAGCACTCACGTGGGTCAAACAGCACTACCAACTGGTCATGCGCGTCGGCGGTGGCATGTTGGTGCTCGTGGGAGTGCTGCTCGTGACCGGACTGTGGGATCAGCTCACCGTCCAACTGCGCGCGTGGGCAGGTGCTTTCAATGTTCCGCTCTGA